Proteins encoded within one genomic window of Oncorhynchus nerka isolate Pitt River linkage group LG17, Oner_Uvic_2.0, whole genome shotgun sequence:
- the echdc2 gene encoding enoyl-CoA hydratase domain-containing protein 2, mitochondrial isoform X2, with amino-acid sequence MTFLRRFAIRHCSLSRGFGALSPASLGAPGSVTLHRLGVEKLPSRGRPFTGHNDTHTSWLHTETPESVEVDLKRLYGEDTGREGRSLNIFAFRYQETELNGSLPFLSIAEVLMCRQKAKNALGRVFVSQMRELVSSLHHDTAVRVVVFRSLVQGVFCAGADLKERAEMNHSDSDLFVHGLRSLMTEIALLPMPTVAAVDGFALGGGLELALACDLRTAGGSQRLPRAVGFALAKELIFTGRRVDGQRAVDMGLVNRATEQNSDGDAAYREALSLAREILPQAPIAVRMAKEAMNRGMEVDITSGMAIERMCYARVIPTRDRQEGMAAFIEKRPPRYTGE; translated from the exons ATGACTTTCCTTCGAAGGTTTGCGATTAGGCACTGCTCTCTATCCCGCGGCTTCGGTGCTCTATCCCCGGCGTCTCTTGGAGCTCCAGGCTCGGTAACGTTACACCGTCTGGGAGTGGAAAAGCTGCCCAGCCGAGGACGCCCTTTCACGGggcacaatgacacacacacaagctggcTACACACCGAGACGCCAGAGTCCGTAGAAGTGGATCTAAAGCGACTATATGGAGAGGACACTGGTAGGGAAGGACGCTCTTTGAATATTTTTGCTTTCCGCTACCAGGAAACCGAGTTGAACGGTAGTTTACCATTTTTGA gtataGCTGAGGTGTTGATGTGCCGTCAGAAGGCAAAGAACGCTCTGGGCCGTGTGTTTGTCTCTCAG atGAGGGAGCTGGTGTCCTCTCTACACCATGACACAGCTGTGAGAGTGGTGGTCTTCAGGAGTCTAGTACAAGGGGTCTTCTGTGCAG GAGCTGATCTGAAGGAGAGAGCTGAGATGAACCACTCTGACTCCGATCTGTTTGTTCACGGCCTGCGCTCACTCATGACTGAGATTG CCTTGTTGCCCATGCCGACGGTTGCTGCGGTGGATGGCTTCGCCCTTGGAGGGGGTCTGGAGCTGGCGCTCGCCTGTGACCTTCGAACAGCTG GGGGCAGTCAGAGGCTGCCCAGAGCGGTGGGCTTTGCCCTGGCCAAAGAGCTGATCTTCACCGGCAGGAGAGTGGATGGACAGAGGGCTGTGGACATGGGGCTGGTCAACAGAGCTACCGAGCAGAATTCAGACGGAGACGCTGCCTATAGAGAGGCACTGAGTCTGGCTAGAGAGATActaccacag gctcccATTGCTGTGAGGATGGCTAAGGAGGCTATGAACAGAGGCATGGAG gtgGACATCACATCAGGGATGGCCATAGAGAGGATGTGTTACGCCAGG gtgaTCCCAACAAGAGACAGACAAGAGGGGATGGCTGCCTTTATAGAGAAGAGACCCCCACGCTACACTGGAGAGTAA
- the echdc2 gene encoding enoyl-CoA hydratase domain-containing protein 2, mitochondrial isoform X4 codes for MTFLRRFAIRHCSLSRGFGALSPASLGAPGSVTLHRLGVEKLPSRGRPFTGHNDTHTSWLHTETPESVEVDLKRLYGEDTGREGRSLNIFAFRYQETELNGSLPFLSIAEVLMCRQKAKNALGRVFVSQMRELVSSLHHDTAVRVVVFRSLVQGVFCAALLPMPTVAAVDGFALGGGLELALACDLRTAANSAQMGLIETTRGLLPGAGGSQRLPRAVGFALAKELIFTGRRVDGQRAVDMGLVNRATEQNSDGDAAYREALSLAREILPQAPIAVRMAKEAMNRGMEVDITSGMAIERMCYARVIPTRDRQEGMAAFIEKRPPRYTGE; via the exons ATGACTTTCCTTCGAAGGTTTGCGATTAGGCACTGCTCTCTATCCCGCGGCTTCGGTGCTCTATCCCCGGCGTCTCTTGGAGCTCCAGGCTCGGTAACGTTACACCGTCTGGGAGTGGAAAAGCTGCCCAGCCGAGGACGCCCTTTCACGGggcacaatgacacacacacaagctggcTACACACCGAGACGCCAGAGTCCGTAGAAGTGGATCTAAAGCGACTATATGGAGAGGACACTGGTAGGGAAGGACGCTCTTTGAATATTTTTGCTTTCCGCTACCAGGAAACCGAGTTGAACGGTAGTTTACCATTTTTGA gtataGCTGAGGTGTTGATGTGCCGTCAGAAGGCAAAGAACGCTCTGGGCCGTGTGTTTGTCTCTCAG atGAGGGAGCTGGTGTCCTCTCTACACCATGACACAGCTGTGAGAGTGGTGGTCTTCAGGAGTCTAGTACAAGGGGTCTTCTGTGCAG CCTTGTTGCCCATGCCGACGGTTGCTGCGGTGGATGGCTTCGCCCTTGGAGGGGGTCTGGAGCTGGCGCTCGCCTGTGACCTTCGAACAGCTG ccAACTCTGCACAGATGGGTCTGATTGAGACAACACGGGGGCTGCTCCCAGGGGCGG GGGGCAGTCAGAGGCTGCCCAGAGCGGTGGGCTTTGCCCTGGCCAAAGAGCTGATCTTCACCGGCAGGAGAGTGGATGGACAGAGGGCTGTGGACATGGGGCTGGTCAACAGAGCTACCGAGCAGAATTCAGACGGAGACGCTGCCTATAGAGAGGCACTGAGTCTGGCTAGAGAGATActaccacag gctcccATTGCTGTGAGGATGGCTAAGGAGGCTATGAACAGAGGCATGGAG gtgGACATCACATCAGGGATGGCCATAGAGAGGATGTGTTACGCCAGG gtgaTCCCAACAAGAGACAGACAAGAGGGGATGGCTGCCTTTATAGAGAAGAGACCCCCACGCTACACTGGAGAGTAA
- the echdc2 gene encoding enoyl-CoA hydratase domain-containing protein 2, mitochondrial isoform X1, whose protein sequence is MTFLRRFAIRHCSLSRGFGALSPASLGAPGSVTLHRLGVEKLPSRGRPFTGHNDTHTSWLHTETPESVEVDLKRLYGEDTGREGRSLNIFAFRYQETELNGSLPFLSIAEVLMCRQKAKNALGRVFVSQMRELVSSLHHDTAVRVVVFRSLVQGVFCAGADLKERAEMNHSDSDLFVHGLRSLMTEIALLPMPTVAAVDGFALGGGLELALACDLRTAANSAQMGLIETTRGLLPGAGGSQRLPRAVGFALAKELIFTGRRVDGQRAVDMGLVNRATEQNSDGDAAYREALSLAREILPQAPIAVRMAKEAMNRGMEVDITSGMAIERMCYARVIPTRDRQEGMAAFIEKRPPRYTGE, encoded by the exons ATGACTTTCCTTCGAAGGTTTGCGATTAGGCACTGCTCTCTATCCCGCGGCTTCGGTGCTCTATCCCCGGCGTCTCTTGGAGCTCCAGGCTCGGTAACGTTACACCGTCTGGGAGTGGAAAAGCTGCCCAGCCGAGGACGCCCTTTCACGGggcacaatgacacacacacaagctggcTACACACCGAGACGCCAGAGTCCGTAGAAGTGGATCTAAAGCGACTATATGGAGAGGACACTGGTAGGGAAGGACGCTCTTTGAATATTTTTGCTTTCCGCTACCAGGAAACCGAGTTGAACGGTAGTTTACCATTTTTGA gtataGCTGAGGTGTTGATGTGCCGTCAGAAGGCAAAGAACGCTCTGGGCCGTGTGTTTGTCTCTCAG atGAGGGAGCTGGTGTCCTCTCTACACCATGACACAGCTGTGAGAGTGGTGGTCTTCAGGAGTCTAGTACAAGGGGTCTTCTGTGCAG GAGCTGATCTGAAGGAGAGAGCTGAGATGAACCACTCTGACTCCGATCTGTTTGTTCACGGCCTGCGCTCACTCATGACTGAGATTG CCTTGTTGCCCATGCCGACGGTTGCTGCGGTGGATGGCTTCGCCCTTGGAGGGGGTCTGGAGCTGGCGCTCGCCTGTGACCTTCGAACAGCTG ccAACTCTGCACAGATGGGTCTGATTGAGACAACACGGGGGCTGCTCCCAGGGGCGG GGGGCAGTCAGAGGCTGCCCAGAGCGGTGGGCTTTGCCCTGGCCAAAGAGCTGATCTTCACCGGCAGGAGAGTGGATGGACAGAGGGCTGTGGACATGGGGCTGGTCAACAGAGCTACCGAGCAGAATTCAGACGGAGACGCTGCCTATAGAGAGGCACTGAGTCTGGCTAGAGAGATActaccacag gctcccATTGCTGTGAGGATGGCTAAGGAGGCTATGAACAGAGGCATGGAG gtgGACATCACATCAGGGATGGCCATAGAGAGGATGTGTTACGCCAGG gtgaTCCCAACAAGAGACAGACAAGAGGGGATGGCTGCCTTTATAGAGAAGAGACCCCCACGCTACACTGGAGAGTAA
- the echdc2 gene encoding enoyl-CoA hydratase domain-containing protein 2, mitochondrial isoform X3, protein MTFLRRFAIRHCSLSRGFGALSPASLGAPGSVTLHRLGVEKLPSRGRPFTGHNDTHTSWLHTETPESVEVDLKRLYGEDTGIAEVLMCRQKAKNALGRVFVSQMRELVSSLHHDTAVRVVVFRSLVQGVFCAGADLKERAEMNHSDSDLFVHGLRSLMTEIALLPMPTVAAVDGFALGGGLELALACDLRTAANSAQMGLIETTRGLLPGAGGSQRLPRAVGFALAKELIFTGRRVDGQRAVDMGLVNRATEQNSDGDAAYREALSLAREILPQAPIAVRMAKEAMNRGMEVDITSGMAIERMCYARVIPTRDRQEGMAAFIEKRPPRYTGE, encoded by the exons ATGACTTTCCTTCGAAGGTTTGCGATTAGGCACTGCTCTCTATCCCGCGGCTTCGGTGCTCTATCCCCGGCGTCTCTTGGAGCTCCAGGCTCGGTAACGTTACACCGTCTGGGAGTGGAAAAGCTGCCCAGCCGAGGACGCCCTTTCACGGggcacaatgacacacacacaagctggcTACACACCGAGACGCCAGAGTCCGTAGAAGTGGATCTAAAGCGACTATATGGAGAGGACACTG gtataGCTGAGGTGTTGATGTGCCGTCAGAAGGCAAAGAACGCTCTGGGCCGTGTGTTTGTCTCTCAG atGAGGGAGCTGGTGTCCTCTCTACACCATGACACAGCTGTGAGAGTGGTGGTCTTCAGGAGTCTAGTACAAGGGGTCTTCTGTGCAG GAGCTGATCTGAAGGAGAGAGCTGAGATGAACCACTCTGACTCCGATCTGTTTGTTCACGGCCTGCGCTCACTCATGACTGAGATTG CCTTGTTGCCCATGCCGACGGTTGCTGCGGTGGATGGCTTCGCCCTTGGAGGGGGTCTGGAGCTGGCGCTCGCCTGTGACCTTCGAACAGCTG ccAACTCTGCACAGATGGGTCTGATTGAGACAACACGGGGGCTGCTCCCAGGGGCGG GGGGCAGTCAGAGGCTGCCCAGAGCGGTGGGCTTTGCCCTGGCCAAAGAGCTGATCTTCACCGGCAGGAGAGTGGATGGACAGAGGGCTGTGGACATGGGGCTGGTCAACAGAGCTACCGAGCAGAATTCAGACGGAGACGCTGCCTATAGAGAGGCACTGAGTCTGGCTAGAGAGATActaccacag gctcccATTGCTGTGAGGATGGCTAAGGAGGCTATGAACAGAGGCATGGAG gtgGACATCACATCAGGGATGGCCATAGAGAGGATGTGTTACGCCAGG gtgaTCCCAACAAGAGACAGACAAGAGGGGATGGCTGCCTTTATAGAGAAGAGACCCCCACGCTACACTGGAGAGTAA